In the genome of Streptomyces fagopyri, the window AGTCCTGGGCGCCGACGCGTACCGCTTCGGCGCCGCGCTCGGCGTCGCCCGACGCGGTGAGCGCGAGGACGGCGTGCCGGGGCGCGAGCCGCAGCACGTGCTTGAGCGTGGCCAGCTCGTCGTCGGACTCGGCGGCCCGGCCCTGCGCCGGCAGCGCGAGGTCGAGCAGGATGCAGTGGACGTCGTCCGTGAGCAGCCGCTCGGCCTCGGTGAGGTTGCGGGCGGTACGGATACGGATCGGCTTGCCGGCCGCGTCGAGCATTTCGGGCACGCTCAGCGAACCGGCCGGGTCGTCCTCGATGACGAGCAGGGTCAGGTTGGTGGTGCTGCCGGCCGGGGTCGTGGCGCGGGGCGCCGTCGTGGCTTCGGCCGGGCCGCCGCTCGCGTGTCCGGCGGGGCCGCCGGCTGACTCTCCGGATGGGCCGCCGGGTGAGAACGCGGCGTCAGCCTGACCACTTTCCACGGCCGGGATCGCTCTCTGCCGCGGTATGGGTACGGGCATCGTCTGTTCCTTCCCTCCCCCCGAGGGCGTGGTGGGGCGAAGGTCCTCGACCCACCGACGGGGACCATAGCGGTAGCGGGCGCCGGGGGGGAATGGTGTACGACGGGGCGCCCGGCAATCGGCCAGCGGCATATGCCGCATCCTGTACCGCACTTGGACAGGATGCCGGGTGGCCGAAGATGACGAACGTCACGTCCCCGGACGGGGGAGGTGTCCGGCCCCGTGGGGCAGGTCACGTGCGGTGGGTCACGGCGGTGGCGCGACGTGCGGGGACCGGTGACCGGGCGGCGGCACGGGGACCGGTGACCGGGCGGTCCCAGCCCGAGACCTCCGGCCGGATGCCCCGGGCCGTCCGACGTCCCGGGCCCGACGCTTCGGGCCGGCACCCGGGGTCCAGGCCTCACGCGTCCGGCCGTACGACCCCCAGTATCGGCATCGATCCCGCGCCCGCGACGGTCACCGTCCGCCCCGGCCGGGGCGCGTGAACGATCGCGCCGTCCCCGATGTACATCGCGACATGGCTGGCGTCGTCGAAGTAGATGATCAGGTCCCCGGGGCGCATGTCCTTGACGTCGACGTGGGGGAGCTGCTTCCACTGTTCCTGCGAGGTGCGGGGAATGCCGACGCCGGCGGAGAGCCAGGCCTGGGAGGTCAGCCCCGAGCAGTCGTACGACTTCGGGCCCTCGGCGCCCCACACGTACGGCTTGCCGATCTGGTCGGTGGCGTACTCCACGGCCCGCTTGCCCCGCGCGGACGCCTTGGCGCCGATCTCCGCGAGGACGCCGGAGCTGAGCCAGGCCGTCTGCGCCTTGTAGGCGGCCTCCTCCTCCAGCTTCGCCAGCCGCTCCTTCTCCTCCTTCTCCAGCTGGGACTCCAGCTTCTCGGCGGCGGCGATCCGCTTCGTGATCTCCTTCTGGGCCTCGGCCTTGGCCTCGCGGTTGGCCTCCAGCTTCTGCCACTGGGCGGAGGCGTCCTTCGCGTACTGCTCCAAGTCCTGCTGCGTGCGGGCCATCTCGTCGAGCAGACCCTTGGTGGCGTGCTCGCCCTGGCGGACCCTGCCCGCGCCGTCCAGGTACTCCTGGGGGTTCCTGCTCAGCCAGAGTTGTGCCTCGGGGGGCAGGCCGCCGCCCCGGTACTGCGCCCGGGCCGCGGCGCCCGCCAGGTCCTTCAGCCGGTCGAGCTTCTCCTGGCCCTTGACGATCTCCTGGGCCAGGTCGACGATCTGGGCGGACTGCCGGCGGGCCTTCTCCTCGGCGGCGTTGTACGCGTCCGTGGCGACCGCCGCGTCGTGGTACAGATCGTCCAGCTTCTTGCGGATCGCCTGGAGATCCTTCTTCTTGCGGACCGCCTGTGGATCCTGGGCGGCCGCTCCGCCCGTGCCGCCCGCGCCGGCCGTACTGCCCGACGGGCTGGGTGTCGGCGTGGATCCCGGTGTCGGACTCGCGTACGCCACGCCTGGTGCCGACAGCACCGCGCAGGCGCACGCCAGGACCATGGCCGCCGTGGTCAGGCTCCGCTTGCCGGATCCCATTGCTCCGCCCCCAAACTGATTTACCGTCAGTAACTTATGGACGCCTGGGGGATCGTGCCATGTCGGCGCGCAAGGCGACAGAGGCGGGCGAGAACTCCCTTCCCTCCGCCGCGCTTCCGCAAGACGATCTCCCGGCCTGTGTGACGAACCACTCATGGAGTTCGTTCCGTGAGGGGCGTGGGCGTACGAGGTCCGCGACCGTTCACCGAGGCGCGCCCGCGCACCGGACCCCGGCCGCACCTTTGGCCGGCACGCCGCCGTCCGTCACCTCACCGGCGCCAAGGCCTCCCAGCTCACCGTGACTTCGCCCTGGCGCCAGCGCGATATCGCGTCGGTCACGGGCCAGTCGGCCGCCAGGTCGCGGACCGTGCGGATCCAGCGCTGCCGCGCGCCGTACGAGGCGTAGGGGGCGGCGGCCGCCCAGGCGCGGTCGAAGTCGCGTAGGAACGCGTGGACGGGTTCGCCCGGGACATTGCGGTGGATCAAGGCCTTCGGCAGGCGCTCGGCGAGGTCGGACGGGTGGTCCAGGGAGCCCAGCCGGGTGGCGAAGGTGACCGTACGAGGGCCCTCGGGGCCGAGCGCGACCCAGACGTGCCGGCGGCCGATCTCGTCACAGGTGCCCTCGACGAGCAGACCGCCCGGGGAGCCGGGCCCCGCCGGCGCCAGACGCGCGCACAGGCGCTGCCAGACGGCCGCGACCTGCTCCTCGTCGTACTGGCGCAGCACGTTCGCCGCTCGGATGAGTGCCGGTCTGCCGTCGACCGGGACCTCGAAGCCGCCGTGCCGGAAGGTGAGCCCGTCCCGCTCGTACGGCCGCGCCGCCGCGACCCTGGCCGGCTCGATCTCCACGCCCACCACGCGGGTGTGCGGGGCGACCGTACGCAGACGCGTCAGCAGCTCGACCGCGGTCCAGGGAGCCGCCCCGTACCCGAGGTCGACCGCCACCGGATCGGCGCTCCGGCGCAACTCGGCGCCGTGGGCGGCCGCGATCCAGCGGTCCATCCGGCGCAGGCGGTTGGGGTTCGTCGTCCCGCGCGTCACCGTTCCCACGGGGCGGGACGCGGCGCGGGCTGTCATGCGTATGAGAGTAGGCGGCCGTACGCGACGCCGTGCCCGCCTGTGGACAACCTCCGCTCCGCCTCCGGGTCCTGTGGACAAAAGGCCGCGTACGCAACTCACTATCGAACGGTTGAGCGACACTTGGCAATGATTCGGCAAAGGGGAAATGGAGCGGCCTGCTCCGGCGTTCCCCAGGATTGGAGGGAGCGCCGCGCCCTCCGGCAGGCATGCCCGCAGCGAGGAGGAACGCCACGTGAGCCAGTACGTCAGCAGGCTCGGGCGGCGCTCCCCGGCGGCGTCGTCACGGCTCAGGCTGAACCGAAGGCCCCGTCGCGTCGCGATGCTCTCCGTGCACACCTCCCCGCTGCACCAGCCCGGCACGGGCGACGCGGGCGGCATGAACGTCTACATCGTGGAGCTCGCCCAGCGCCTCGCCGCGATCAACATCGAGGTCGAGATCTTCACGCGGTCCACGACCGCCGCCCTCCCGCCCACCGTGGAGCTGGCCCCCGGAGTCCTCGTCCGGCACGTCGACGCGGGCCCCTACGAAGGCCTCGCCAAGGAGGACCTGCCCGCCCAGCTGTGCGCCTTCACGCACGGCGTCATGCAGGCCTGGGCCGGGCACCGCCCCGGCTACTACGACCTGGTGCACTCCCACTACTGGCTCTCCGGCCACGTCGGGTGGCTCGCCGCCGAGCGCTGGGGCGCGCCCCTGGTGCACGCCATGCACACCATGGCCAAGGTCAAGAACGCCGCGCTCGCCGAGGGCGACAGCCCCGAGCCGGCCGCCCGTGTCATCGGCGAGACCCAGATCGTGCGCGCCGCCGACCGTCTCATCGCCAACACCGCGGAAGAGGCCGGCGAACTCGTCCGCCACTACGAGGCCGAGTCCGGCAAGGTCGCCGTCGTCCACCCGGGCGTGAACCTCGACCGCTTCCGTCCGGCCGACGGCCGCGCCGCGGCCCGCGCCCGTCTCGGACTCCCGCAGGACGCCCTGATCCCGCTGTTCGCGGGCCGGATACAGCCCCTGAAGGCCCCCGACGTACTGCTGCGCGCGGTCGCCGTCCTGCTCGACGAACGTCCCGAGCTGCGCAGCAACATCGTCGTCCCCGTGGTGGGCGGCCCCAGCGGCAGCGGTCTCGCCAAGCCCGAGGGCCTGCAGAAGCTCGCCGCCCGGCTCGGTATCGCCGATGTCGTGTGCTTCAGGCCGCCCGTCGACCAGGAGCAGCTCGCGGACTGGTTCCGGGCCGCGTCGGTGCTGGTCATGCCCTCGTACAGCGAGTCGTTCGGGCTGGTGGCCATCGAGGCGCAGGCGGCCGGCACGCCGGTGCTGGCGGCCGCGGTCGGCGGGCTGCCCGTCGCCGTGTGCGACCGGGAGACCGGCTTCCTCGTCCCCGGGCACGATCCCGGCGCCTACGCGCGCGTGCTGCGCGATTTCGCCGACGACCGGACGCTCCCGGCCCGGATGGGCGAGGCCGCGGCCCGGCACGCGCAGCGCTTCGGCTGGGACACCGCGGCGGCGGCCACGGCGGACGTGTACGCGGAGGCGACGCAGACCCACCGCCGCAAGGTCCGCGGCCACCAGGGCTGACTGACCCGCCCACCAGGGTTGACCCGCGCGGTGCCGGACGGCTGACCCGGCCCTTGTCGGACGGCTGACGTACGCTCGCCCCATGGCTGACGCAGCGTCGATCGTCGAGCGGACCCTCACCGAGGCCGAGCTGGAGTGGGAGAGTCCCGCGACGGGTTCGTACGTCGTGAAACTGCCCGGCACCCGCAAGCTCTCGACGACGGTCTCACTGATCGTCGGCAGACACTCCCTGTCGCTGAACGCCTTCGTGGTCCGCCATCCCGACGAGAACGAGGAAGGCGTCCACCGCTGGCTCCTGGAGCGCAACCTCAAGCTCTACGGCGTGAGTTACGCGGTCGACCCCCTGGGGGACGTGTACCTGGTCGGCAAGCTGCCGCTCGCCGCGGTCACGCCGGACGAGATCGACCGGCTGCTCGGTTCGGTCCTGGAGGCCGCCGACGGCTCTTTCAACACCCTCCTCGAGCTCGGTTTCGCCTCCGCGATCCGCAAGGAGTACACCTGGCGGGTGTCCCGTGGGGAGTCGACCCGCAACCTGGACGCGTTCACCCATCTGACCCAGCGTCCGACCAGCTGACTCATGGTCCAGTCCAACTAATCCTTGCACGCCCCCTTCCGGGAGGGCGTTCGTAATGGCATGCTCACCGCCGACGCAGATCTGAACGTCATTCACATCTATGGATGCGATGGAGGGCGGGCGGTCATGGGCGAGGAGCATGAGGAGCAGGTGGGCATCGGCCGGCGGGGCCTGATCGGCAGCGCCGTGGCCGTGGCGGCCGCCGCCGTGACCGGCGGACCTGCGGCGGCGGCCGGACGACCGGACGCGGCCGCCGCAGGGCCGCCCGCGGAAGCCGCGGCGACGGGCACGGGAGCCGCTTCGGCGGCCACGGGAGCCGCCCGGTCGGAGGCGCACGGCCGGGTGCCCGGACTCTGGCGGGAGTTCACCCGATCCCCCTTCACCCACCCGCAGATCCCGTACGTGGGCCGAGCCGGCTTCCGGGGCGGGACGGCGCGCCTGCCCCGCCGTCCCGTCGTGGCCGACGTACGCCGTTTCGGTGCCGTGGCGGACGACGGCGTGACGGACTGCGCCCCCGCGATCAACCGTGCCATCGCTGCTGCCGGCAGGGCCGGCGGTGGCACGGTTCTCATCCCGCCCGGCACCTTCCGCATCGACGACCTGATCCGCGTCGGCCACTCGAACGTCGTCCTGCGAGGCGCCGGCAGCGACCGTACGAAGCTGTACGCGACCAGGAACCTCACCGAACTGATCGGCGTCTACGGCTCCCGCTACGGCGGCGACAAGTCCTCCTGGTCCTGGGCGGGCGGCCTCATCTGGCTCGCCCCCACGGCCCGCCTGGACTCCCTGGTCGCCGCCGTCCGGGCGAAGGCCTGGCCCTTCGAGGGCTGGACGGGCAACCGTCGCGACGAGTGGGAGACGCTGACGACGGTGGCACCCGCCCCCCGGGGTTCATGGACGGTGACGGTCACCGATCCGAGCCGGCTGAGGGCGGGCCGGCTCGTCCTGCTCCGCCTCGCCGACGACGCGGGACA includes:
- a CDS encoding C40 family peptidase, with translation MGSGKRSLTTAAMVLACACAVLSAPGVAYASPTPGSTPTPSPSGSTAGAGGTGGAAAQDPQAVRKKKDLQAIRKKLDDLYHDAAVATDAYNAAEEKARRQSAQIVDLAQEIVKGQEKLDRLKDLAGAAARAQYRGGGLPPEAQLWLSRNPQEYLDGAGRVRQGEHATKGLLDEMARTQQDLEQYAKDASAQWQKLEANREAKAEAQKEITKRIAAAEKLESQLEKEEKERLAKLEEEAAYKAQTAWLSSGVLAEIGAKASARGKRAVEYATDQIGKPYVWGAEGPKSYDCSGLTSQAWLSAGVGIPRTSQEQWKQLPHVDVKDMRPGDLIIYFDDASHVAMYIGDGAIVHAPRPGRTVTVAGAGSMPILGVVRPDA
- a CDS encoding class I SAM-dependent methyltransferase, giving the protein MTARAASRPVGTVTRGTTNPNRLRRMDRWIAAAHGAELRRSADPVAVDLGYGAAPWTAVELLTRLRTVAPHTRVVGVEIEPARVAAARPYERDGLTFRHGGFEVPVDGRPALIRAANVLRQYDEEQVAAVWQRLCARLAPAGPGSPGGLLVEGTCDEIGRRHVWVALGPEGPRTVTFATRLGSLDHPSDLAERLPKALIHRNVPGEPVHAFLRDFDRAWAAAAPYASYGARQRWIRTVRDLAADWPVTDAISRWRQGEVTVSWEALAPVR
- the mshA gene encoding D-inositol-3-phosphate glycosyltransferase, encoding MSQYVSRLGRRSPAASSRLRLNRRPRRVAMLSVHTSPLHQPGTGDAGGMNVYIVELAQRLAAINIEVEIFTRSTTAALPPTVELAPGVLVRHVDAGPYEGLAKEDLPAQLCAFTHGVMQAWAGHRPGYYDLVHSHYWLSGHVGWLAAERWGAPLVHAMHTMAKVKNAALAEGDSPEPAARVIGETQIVRAADRLIANTAEEAGELVRHYEAESGKVAVVHPGVNLDRFRPADGRAAARARLGLPQDALIPLFAGRIQPLKAPDVLLRAVAVLLDERPELRSNIVVPVVGGPSGSGLAKPEGLQKLAARLGIADVVCFRPPVDQEQLADWFRAASVLVMPSYSESFGLVAIEAQAAGTPVLAAAVGGLPVAVCDRETGFLVPGHDPGAYARVLRDFADDRTLPARMGEAAARHAQRFGWDTAAAATADVYAEATQTHRRKVRGHQG
- a CDS encoding type III secretion system chaperone family protein, which gives rise to MADAASIVERTLTEAELEWESPATGSYVVKLPGTRKLSTTVSLIVGRHSLSLNAFVVRHPDENEEGVHRWLLERNLKLYGVSYAVDPLGDVYLVGKLPLAAVTPDEIDRLLGSVLEAADGSFNTLLELGFASAIRKEYTWRVSRGESTRNLDAFTHLTQRPTS